From the genome of Malus domestica chromosome 04, GDT2T_hap1, one region includes:
- the LOC114824380 gene encoding glutathione S-transferase L3-like, with protein MAYKHEELPPPLDSTSSPPPLFDGTTRLYVNYTCPFVQRVWITRNYKGLQDKIKLVGIDLENRPAWYKEKVYPGNKVPSLEHNGKVIGESLDLIKYLESNFEGPSLVPSDDPERKKFGEELLTYVDTFVGSLYRSLKGDTVKAADEQFDYLENALKKFDDGPYLLGQFSLVDIAYIPFVEKFQVFLSDVFKYDITAGRPKLAAFLEEINKIEAYKVTKADPKEIVAEYKKKFLEQQ; from the exons ATGGCGTACAA GCATGAGGAACTTCCTCCACCGTTGGATTCCACTTCCTCCCCTCCTCCTCTCTTTGACGGCACTACAAG GCTGTACGTAAATTACACATGTCCATTTGTACAGCGGGTTTGGATCACTAGGAACTATAAG GGTTTGCAAGACAAGATTAAGTTAGTGGGTATAGATCTTGAAAACAGGCCTGCTTGGTACAAGGAAAAAGTCTACCCCGGAAACAAG GTACCATCTCTGGAGCACAATGGAAAAGTCATTGGAGAAAGTCTTGATCTGATCAAATACCTCGAAAGCAACTTTGAGGGGCCTTCACTTGTCCCCAGT GATGACCCTGAGAGAAAAAAGTTTGGCGAAGAATTATTAACTTATGTTGATACCTTCGTGGGGTCCTTGTATCGCTCATTGAAAGGAGACACGGTAAAAGCAGCTG ATGAGCAGTTTGATTACTTGGAAAATGCTCTTAAGAAATTTGACGATGGGCCATATCTTCTGGGTCAGTTCAGTTTG GTGGACATAGCCTATATCCCATTCGTTGAGAAGTTCCAAGTCTTCTTATCAGACGTGTTCAAGTATGACATCACAGCTGGGAGGCCTAAACTAGCAGCATTCTTGGAG GAAATCAACAAGATTGAGGCATACAAGGTAACCAAAGCTGATCCAAAGGAGATTGTTGCAGAATACAAGAAGAAATTCCTG GAGCAACAGTAA